One Chloroflexota bacterium genomic window carries:
- a CDS encoding nucleoside kinase produces the protein MLDELSQIQECEHRQDVQVRFHDGRVFSGPAGARLEAFVRKAFPNGVPIVAAVVNGRLAELSEHLIADVDVEPISLASEDGIRIYQRSIVFLLQVVARDLFQARITVDYSLTYGGVFCRVLGREPFTDAEIAQLEQRMRALVAEDVAIARETLRVADAIELFKAQGDEEQVRLLSQHERIDIRVHSLRELKRYFLGGMLVPSTGYLKQFALRAYPPGFVLQFPQRNRPTSLEPPHQSPKLISVFLEYRQWLALLGVTDTSLLNQALAQSRSREIVFVAEALHAQRIAEIASEIHALRDRVRLIAIAGPSSSGKTTFARRLTIQLLANGLRPFPLSLDDYFVWREETPRDENGDYDYEHLNALDLALFNEHLLALMNGEPVELPRYNFETGERERGHTVQLSSDHVLLIEGIHGLNPNLLPRIPPERVFRIYVSALTQLKLDRLNRVPTTDTRLIRRIVRDAQTRGYTAQETIARWESVRRGEQRNIFPFQEQADVMFNSALVYELAALKPLAEPLLRQVEPGTPEYVEARRLLTFLQWFHPCDARFVPEDSILREFLGGSLVIDFVPHR, from the coding sequence ATGCTCGACGAACTCTCACAAATCCAGGAATGTGAACACCGCCAGGATGTTCAGGTACGCTTTCATGATGGACGGGTCTTTAGCGGTCCGGCGGGTGCGCGTCTCGAAGCGTTTGTCCGTAAGGCATTCCCGAATGGTGTCCCGATTGTTGCGGCGGTCGTCAACGGACGACTCGCCGAGTTAAGCGAACACTTGATCGCGGATGTAGATGTCGAGCCGATCTCGCTCGCGTCCGAAGACGGCATTCGCATCTATCAACGCTCGATTGTGTTTTTGCTCCAGGTCGTCGCGCGCGATCTGTTTCAGGCGCGCATCACGGTGGATTATTCGCTGACCTACGGCGGCGTGTTTTGCCGCGTCCTGGGTCGCGAGCCGTTCACGGACGCCGAGATCGCGCAACTCGAGCAACGGATGCGCGCCCTCGTCGCCGAAGACGTGGCGATTGCGCGCGAAACACTGCGCGTCGCGGATGCCATCGAGTTGTTCAAGGCGCAAGGCGACGAAGAACAAGTCCGGTTACTTTCGCAGCACGAACGCATTGACATTCGCGTGCACAGTCTACGCGAGCTGAAACGTTATTTCCTCGGCGGGATGCTCGTGCCTTCGACCGGTTATTTGAAACAATTCGCTTTGCGCGCATATCCGCCCGGTTTCGTTTTGCAATTTCCGCAGCGCAATCGCCCCACATCGCTCGAGCCGCCTCACCAATCGCCGAAATTGATCTCGGTGTTTCTCGAATATCGCCAGTGGCTTGCGCTCCTCGGCGTCACCGATACGAGTCTGCTCAATCAGGCGCTCGCGCAATCGCGCTCGCGCGAAATCGTCTTTGTCGCCGAGGCGTTGCACGCGCAACGCATCGCCGAAATCGCGTCCGAGATTCACGCGTTGCGCGACCGCGTGCGCCTCATCGCGATTGCGGGACCGTCGTCGTCCGGTAAAACGACCTTCGCGCGCCGCTTGACGATTCAATTGTTGGCGAACGGATTGCGCCCGTTCCCGCTTTCACTCGACGATTATTTCGTATGGCGCGAAGAAACGCCGCGCGATGAAAACGGCGATTACGATTACGAGCATCTGAACGCGCTCGATCTCGCGTTGTTCAACGAGCATTTGCTCGCGTTGATGAATGGCGAGCCAGTCGAATTGCCGCGCTATAATTTTGAAACCGGCGAGCGCGAACGTGGGCACACGGTGCAACTGAGTTCGGATCACGTGTTGCTCATCGAGGGTATTCACGGCTTGAATCCGAATCTCTTGCCGCGCATTCCGCCCGAGCGCGTGTTTCGTATTTACGTTTCCGCGTTGACGCAACTCAAGTTGGATCGCTTGAATCGCGTGCCGACGACGGACACGCGGCTCATTCGCCGCATCGTGCGCGACGCGCAGACGCGCGGGTACACCGCGCAGGAAACGATCGCACGTTGGGAAAGCGTGCGGCGCGGCGAGCAACGCAACATTTTTCCGTTCCAGGAACAAGCCGATGTGATGTTCAATTCGGCGCTGGTGTACGAACTCGCCGCGCTCAAGCCGCTCGCCGAACCGTTGTTGCGCCAGGTCGAGCCGGGCACGCCCGAGTACGTCGAAGCGCGACGGCTGCTGACGTTCTTACAATGGTTTCATCCGTGCGACGCGCGATTCGTGCCGGAAGATTCGATCCTGCGCGAATTCCTCGGTGGCTCGCTGGTGATTGATTTTGTCCCGCACCGATAA
- a CDS encoding D-2-hydroxyacid dehydrogenase: protein MERIKVLMTLRFNETQINRLRAVSPNLELVQRSLPEGADTKDTTSLFDGDEEIFYGTVPPRDLARAPRLRWAQLHTAGINHLAAHPILQSDVRLTTSSGVHAVPIGEMTIAMMLALARKLPTMVRKQDQAEWSPHKWRLYLGTELHGKTLGVVGYGSIGRHVARIAKLGFGMRVLALSRSGTRVDRGYVEPGTGDPDGSFPDAWFTLAQLRDLLAQSDFVLIATPLTPDTRDLIGDAELGAMKSSAFILNIARGGVVDEAALLRALNENRIAGAGLDVFEKEPLPADHALWRAPNVLLSPHVSAATPHYDDRAVALFAENLRRYLNGAELLNLINKEKGY, encoded by the coding sequence ATGGAACGTATCAAAGTGTTGATGACTCTGCGTTTCAATGAAACGCAAATCAATCGTCTGCGCGCGGTCTCGCCGAATTTGGAGCTCGTCCAACGATCCTTGCCCGAAGGCGCGGACACCAAGGATACCACTTCTTTGTTCGACGGCGATGAGGAAATTTTTTATGGCACGGTCCCCCCGCGCGATCTGGCTCGCGCGCCGCGATTGCGGTGGGCGCAACTGCACACCGCCGGCATCAATCATCTTGCCGCGCATCCGATCTTGCAGAGCGATGTTCGCCTCACGACGTCGAGCGGCGTGCATGCGGTTCCAATTGGCGAAATGACGATCGCGATGATGCTCGCGCTCGCGCGCAAACTGCCGACGATGGTGCGCAAGCAAGACCAAGCGGAATGGTCGCCGCACAAATGGCGTTTGTATCTCGGCACGGAACTGCACGGCAAAACGCTCGGCGTGGTCGGCTATGGCAGTATCGGTCGGCACGTCGCGCGGATCGCCAAACTGGGTTTTGGAATGCGCGTGCTCGCGCTCTCGCGCAGTGGTACGCGCGTAGATCGCGGCTATGTCGAGCCAGGCACGGGCGACCCCGACGGTTCGTTTCCTGATGCGTGGTTCACACTCGCGCAGTTGCGCGATTTGCTCGCGCAATCCGATTTCGTTTTGATCGCGACGCCGTTGACGCCAGACACGCGCGACCTGATCGGCGACGCGGAACTGGGCGCGATGAAATCGTCCGCGTTCATTCTGAACATCGCGCGCGGCGGCGTGGTGGACGAAGCCGCGTTGCTCCGCGCGCTGAACGAAAATCGCATTGCCGGCGCGGGGCTGGATGTGTTCGAGAAAGAGCCACTCCCGGCAGACCACGCGTTGTGGCGCGCGCCGAACGTGTTGCTCTCGCCGCACGTGTCGGCGGCGACGCCGCACTATGACGACCGCGCGGTCGCGTTGTTCGCGGAGAATTTGCGGCGCTATTTGAATGGCGCAGAGTTGTTGAATCTTATTAACAAAGAGAAAGGATATTGA
- a CDS encoding YihY/virulence factor BrkB family protein, with the protein MNPWFENQVQRVSYFVKTTETRAQAMPFIGALALAWRAYRADQCATLAAALAYYALLSIFPLALFVLTMASLFLDSDQAMRAVTGLISGYVPAGAQMIRATLQEVIRLRGALTVAAIAGFVWSAAGVFDLMQLGIHRAFKMEHTQPAWRRRVQSLAMVIGAGGLFGLSFVTTAAIRMSVHYGVLQRRDILPQVLPVLGALILGFLVFVVLYRFVPGRRASWRTVWFGALIAAILWEIAKLGFAWYITNFALLNLVYGSVGAIIALMLWGYISAAILLYGAEIAAVRSRAGLPDD; encoded by the coding sequence ATGAATCCGTGGTTTGAAAATCAGGTGCAACGCGTTTCGTATTTTGTCAAAACGACTGAAACGCGCGCGCAGGCGATGCCGTTCATCGGCGCGCTCGCGCTGGCGTGGCGCGCGTACCGCGCCGATCAATGCGCGACGCTTGCCGCCGCGCTCGCGTACTATGCGCTCCTCTCGATTTTTCCGCTCGCGTTGTTCGTCCTCACGATGGCGAGTCTTTTTCTCGATTCCGATCAAGCGATGCGCGCGGTGACCGGTTTGATCAGCGGCTATGTGCCCGCCGGCGCGCAGATGATTCGTGCGACCCTGCAAGAAGTGATTCGCTTGCGCGGCGCGTTGACAGTTGCCGCCATCGCGGGATTTGTGTGGTCCGCCGCCGGCGTGTTCGACCTGATGCAACTTGGTATTCATCGCGCCTTCAAGATGGAGCACACGCAACCGGCGTGGCGGCGTCGCGTGCAGTCACTCGCGATGGTGATCGGCGCGGGCGGATTGTTCGGTCTCAGTTTCGTTACGACTGCCGCGATTCGAATGAGCGTTCACTATGGCGTGTTGCAACGCCGCGATATTTTGCCGCAAGTGTTGCCCGTCCTCGGCGCGCTCATCCTGGGTTTCCTCGTATTTGTCGTTCTCTATCGCTTTGTGCCCGGTCGTCGCGCCAGTTGGCGCACGGTTTGGTTCGGCGCATTGATCGCCGCGATCCTATGGGAAATTGCGAAACTGGGTTTTGCGTGGTACATCACCAATTTCGCGTTGCTCAATCTCGTGTATGGATCAGTCGGCGCGATCATCGCGCTGATGTTGTGGGGTTATATCTCCGCGGCGATTTTGCTCTATGGCGCGGAGATCGCGGCAGTGCGCTCTCGCGCGGGGTTGCCGGATGATTGA
- a CDS encoding class I SAM-dependent methyltransferase — MAYSEAYFTARESWRDWRIEAEYLMNLARVTRGARVLEMGCGGGGVLRMLRARNALPFGVDTLDVALELARSRNDLPGHLDVTQIGDDGVLPFRDHVFDALIGQHVVEHIDDLAAALREWSRVLKPGGRVALATPNARYPDPAHFADADHAHVYALAELRDAFTRAGWRVETGITIFPYFSRVRALRALGVIVHRVFIRAPYFATRGRTILLAATFP, encoded by the coding sequence ATGGCTTATTCCGAAGCGTACTTTACCGCGCGCGAGTCCTGGCGCGATTGGCGCATCGAAGCGGAGTACTTGATGAACCTCGCGCGCGTGACGCGCGGCGCGCGCGTTCTCGAAATGGGTTGCGGCGGCGGCGGCGTGTTGCGAATGCTGCGCGCACGCAACGCGTTGCCTTTCGGAGTGGATACGCTGGATGTCGCGCTCGAACTGGCGCGCAGTCGTAACGATTTGCCGGGACATCTCGATGTGACCCAAATCGGCGACGATGGCGTGTTGCCTTTTCGCGATCACGTGTTCGACGCGCTGATCGGTCAGCACGTCGTCGAACACATTGACGATCTCGCCGCCGCGTTGCGCGAGTGGTCGCGCGTGCTGAAACCCGGCGGGCGCGTCGCCCTCGCCACGCCGAACGCGCGCTATCCCGATCCCGCGCATTTTGCCGACGCCGATCACGCGCACGTCTATGCGCTCGCTGAATTGCGCGACGCGTTTACGCGCGCAGGGTGGCGCGTCGAAACTGGCATCACGATTTTTCCTTACTTCTCGCGCGTGCGCGCGTTGCGCGCGCTCGGCGTCATCGTGCATCGCGTATTCATCCGCGCGCCATATTTCGCGACCCGCGGTCGCACGATTTTGCTCGCGGCAACCTTCCCGTGA
- a CDS encoding NUDIX domain-containing protein: MVECHAFLGGTKMVPREKLTMRPSVYGVIINEDRVLLTRNRRNAYYFLPGGGVELGETLPDALQREVREETGIEIAVGRLLDFQERFFYYDPADLAFQSYQFFYWCAPLTFDLLADDRVDDEESSQPRWIEIARLTLAHFQVMPPRVFDAIQRGM, from the coding sequence ATGGTTGAATGTCACGCATTTCTCGGTGGAACGAAGATGGTGCCGCGCGAAAAGTTGACGATGCGCCCATCGGTGTATGGTGTGATTATCAATGAGGACAGAGTATTGTTAACCCGCAATCGTCGGAACGCGTACTATTTCTTGCCCGGCGGCGGCGTTGAACTTGGCGAAACCTTGCCAGATGCGCTCCAGCGCGAGGTGCGCGAAGAGACCGGCATCGAAATCGCGGTCGGGCGATTGCTTGATTTTCAGGAACGGTTTTTCTACTACGATCCGGCTGATCTCGCGTTTCAGAGTTATCAATTTTTCTACTGGTGTGCGCCGTTGACGTTTGATCTGTTGGCAGATGATCGCGTGGACGACGAAGAATCGTCCCAGCCACGCTGGATTGAGATCGCGCGATTAACACTGGCGCATTTTCAAGTCATGCCCCCGCGCGTGTTTGACGCGATCCAACGCGGCATGTGA
- the glgP gene encoding alpha-glucan family phosphorylase, whose translation MTDKLKILMLSAEMVPFAKVGGLADVAGALPRALRVLGHDVRVAMPRYGRIDPAQFNLQKVLNPFPVPLDGASDNAAILEGKLDGNIPVYFIENKRLFDRDGIYMYQDDAERFIFFARASLEMLRRLNWQPDVIHCHDWHTALIPNWLRTIYATDRFFADTATVYTIHNIAYQGIFGLRILEIAGLMPYGFIAHPSVAPDLHQLIDFMARGISFADKITTVSETYAREIQTPEFGEKLDPFLRDRREHLVGILNGLDTVEYDPATDTHLAQTFDARTLDARAANKTALQRELGLPQIAAPLLAMVSRLTNQKGLALVTDAIDHVLDTLPLQFVVMGAGDQNYHDFFARLRERYPDRVSVTPNYNPALARRIHGGADMLLMPSRTEPCGTDQMIAMRYGCIPIVRATGGLADTVQDFDLAQNTGAGFVFRPFDRWAMFAAIVRATQVYAASDVWRGLQTRAMAHDFSWDTAGKKYDALYREALIIHERAAQTAHALAEDMDHTAQMLAALPPRLVRLGELAYNLWWGWNPAGRYVFEDLDPVLWEQVYRNPVRLLRELGEERLRAASQDPAYLEKFDAALAQFDAYIQPPTTWFGGTYPYIKDTTIAYFSAEFGLHQCLPIYSGGLGILSGDHIKEASDLGLPFVGVGFLYPQGYFTQKLNPDGWQEAIYEKLNFALVPALPAKTPDGRDVMIEVELPGRSVYVKVWRIQVGRAPLFLMDTNVDVNAPADRELAARLYGGDNETRLVQEFVLGIGGVRVLRALGYNPGVWHLNEGHSSFSIIERLRELAHAGVPFAQARERVRATTVFTTHTPVAAGHDAFSPELMQKYFGGFVKQLGLSREEFFNLANHNGAFSMTVLALRFAGAANGVSQLHGQVSRKMWQWLYPGKSEDQVPIGAVTNGVHTLTWLAPAYHTLFDEFLPRDWRERLDDPGLWDAVDHIPDERLWELHRMLKQRLYGLAQERAGATMDPEALTLGFARRFATYKRAVLMFRDAERLKRILNHPERPVQILFSGKAHPADNPGKEFIRAIVQFSRQPGFAGRIAFIEDYDIKVARHLVQGVDVWLNNPRRPLEASGTSGEKASVNGAPNFSVLDGWWREGYIATVNGWAIGEDRAWDNADAQDAADAESFYATLEREVAPYYYSRDAYGIPREWVRKMKNAIKTIAPRYSTKRMLKEYVTNYYVPVATR comes from the coding sequence GTGACGGACAAACTGAAAATCTTGATGCTCTCGGCGGAAATGGTGCCGTTCGCCAAAGTGGGCGGGCTTGCCGATGTGGCGGGCGCGTTGCCCAGAGCGTTGCGCGTGCTCGGTCACGATGTACGTGTCGCGATGCCGCGCTATGGACGGATTGATCCGGCGCAATTCAATTTGCAAAAGGTGCTCAACCCCTTTCCCGTGCCGCTCGACGGCGCGAGCGACAACGCGGCAATCCTCGAAGGCAAACTCGACGGAAACATTCCGGTGTATTTCATCGAGAACAAACGCCTGTTCGATCGCGACGGCATCTACATGTATCAGGATGACGCGGAGCGATTTATTTTCTTTGCGCGCGCGTCGCTCGAAATGTTGCGCCGCCTGAATTGGCAGCCGGACGTTATCCACTGTCACGATTGGCACACCGCGCTCATCCCCAACTGGCTCCGTACGATTTACGCGACCGATCGTTTTTTTGCCGACACCGCAACCGTCTACACGATTCACAACATCGCGTATCAAGGCATTTTCGGTTTGCGGATTCTCGAAATCGCCGGGCTGATGCCGTATGGTTTTATCGCGCATCCCAGCGTCGCGCCGGACTTGCATCAATTGATTGATTTCATGGCGCGCGGCATTTCGTTCGCCGACAAGATCACGACCGTGAGCGAAACGTACGCGCGCGAAATTCAAACGCCCGAGTTTGGCGAAAAGCTCGATCCCTTTTTGCGCGACCGTCGCGAACATCTTGTCGGAATTCTAAACGGACTCGACACGGTCGAGTACGATCCGGCGACGGACACGCACCTGGCGCAAACCTTCGACGCGCGCACGCTCGACGCACGCGCGGCGAACAAAACCGCGTTGCAACGCGAACTGGGTCTGCCGCAGATCGCCGCGCCGTTGCTCGCGATGGTCAGTCGCTTGACGAATCAAAAAGGTCTCGCGCTGGTCACCGACGCGATTGATCACGTGCTTGATACATTGCCCCTGCAATTTGTCGTGATGGGCGCGGGCGATCAAAACTATCACGATTTTTTCGCGCGCTTGCGCGAGCGTTATCCCGACCGCGTGTCAGTGACGCCGAATTACAATCCCGCGCTCGCGCGCCGAATTCACGGCGGCGCAGACATGTTGTTGATGCCCTCCCGCACCGAGCCGTGCGGCACCGATCAAATGATCGCGATGCGGTATGGTTGCATCCCGATCGTGCGCGCGACCGGTGGGTTGGCGGACACGGTGCAGGATTTCGATCTCGCGCAAAACACCGGCGCCGGTTTCGTGTTTCGCCCGTTCGACCGCTGGGCGATGTTCGCCGCAATCGTGCGCGCGACCCAGGTGTACGCCGCGTCGGACGTGTGGCGCGGTTTGCAGACCCGCGCCATGGCGCACGATTTTTCCTGGGACACGGCAGGGAAAAAGTACGACGCGTTGTATCGCGAGGCGCTGATCATTCACGAACGCGCCGCGCAAACCGCGCACGCGCTCGCTGAAGATATGGACCACACCGCGCAGATGCTTGCCGCGTTGCCGCCGCGTCTCGTGCGTCTGGGCGAGTTGGCGTACAACTTGTGGTGGGGTTGGAATCCGGCGGGGCGATACGTGTTCGAAGACCTTGATCCGGTGTTGTGGGAGCAAGTCTATCGCAACCCGGTCCGGCTCTTGCGCGAATTGGGTGAAGAACGTTTGCGCGCGGCAAGTCAAGACCCGGCATACCTGGAAAAATTCGACGCCGCGCTCGCGCAGTTCGACGCCTACATCCAACCGCCGACGACCTGGTTCGGCGGAACGTACCCGTACATCAAAGATACGACGATTGCGTATTTTTCCGCCGAGTTCGGTTTGCATCAATGCTTGCCGATTTATTCCGGCGGCTTGGGCATTCTCTCCGGCGATCACATCAAGGAAGCGAGCGACCTGGGTTTGCCGTTCGTCGGCGTCGGCTTTTTGTATCCGCAAGGATATTTCACACAGAAACTCAACCCCGACGGTTGGCAAGAGGCGATTTACGAGAAACTCAATTTCGCACTCGTGCCGGCGTTGCCCGCGAAAACACCCGACGGGCGCGATGTGATGATCGAAGTGGAGTTACCCGGTCGTTCGGTCTATGTCAAAGTGTGGCGCATCCAGGTCGGACGCGCGCCGTTGTTCTTGATGGATACGAACGTGGATGTCAATGCGCCGGCGGATCGCGAACTGGCGGCGCGTTTGTACGGCGGGGACAATGAGACGCGCCTCGTCCAAGAATTCGTGCTTGGCATCGGCGGCGTGCGCGTGCTGCGCGCGCTCGGTTACAACCCCGGTGTGTGGCATCTCAACGAAGGGCACTCATCCTTTTCGATCATCGAACGCTTGCGCGAATTGGCGCACGCGGGTGTGCCATTCGCGCAGGCGCGCGAACGCGTGCGCGCGACGACGGTGTTTACCACGCACACGCCGGTCGCGGCGGGGCACGACGCGTTCAGTCCCGAATTGATGCAAAAATATTTCGGCGGTTTTGTGAAACAGCTCGGCTTGTCGCGCGAGGAATTTTTCAATCTCGCGAATCACAATGGCGCGTTCAGTATGACCGTGCTCGCGTTGCGCTTTGCCGGCGCGGCGAACGGCGTCAGTCAACTGCATGGTCAAGTCTCGCGCAAAATGTGGCAGTGGTTGTACCCCGGCAAATCGGAAGACCAAGTGCCGATTGGCGCGGTCACGAACGGCGTCCACACCTTGACCTGGCTCGCGCCGGCGTACCACACCTTGTTCGACGAATTCTTGCCGCGCGATTGGCGCGAGCGTTTGGACGACCCAGGATTGTGGGACGCGGTGGACCATATTCCGGACGAACGTTTGTGGGAATTGCATCGGATGCTCAAGCAACGCTTGTACGGTCTCGCGCAGGAACGCGCCGGCGCGACGATGGACCCGGAGGCGCTAACGCTGGGCTTTGCGCGGCGGTTTGCGACCTACAAACGCGCGGTGTTGATGTTTCGCGACGCCGAGCGATTGAAGCGCATTCTGAATCATCCCGAGCGCCCAGTGCAAATTCTCTTTTCCGGCAAAGCGCATCCGGCGGACAATCCCGGCAAAGAGTTCATTCGTGCCATCGTGCAATTCTCGCGCCAACCTGGGTTTGCCGGCCGCATCGCGTTCATCGAAGATTACGACATCAAGGTCGCGCGGCATTTGGTGCAAGGCGTGGATGTGTGGCTCAACAATCCGCGGCGTCCGCTCGAAGCGAGCGGCACGAGCGGCGAAAAAGCATCCGTGAATGGCGCGCCGAATTTTAGCGTGCTCGATGGGTGGTGGCGTGAAGGGTACATCGCCACGGTCAATGGGTGGGCGATTGGCGAAGACCGCGCGTGGGACAATGCCGACGCGCAAGACGCCGCGGACGCCGAATCGTTTTACGCGACGCTCGAACGCGAGGTCGCGCCGTACTATTACTCGCGCGATGCGTATGGCATTCCCCGCGAGTGGGTTCGCAAAATGAAAAACGCGATCAAGACGATTGCGCCGCGCTACTCGACCAAGCGGATGCTGAAAGAGTACGTGACGAATTATTACGTGCCGGTCGCGACGCGTTGA
- a CDS encoding HAD family hydrolase: protein MIRGIIFDLGGTLMHFDGTWEEIDKVSTANLVAFLGANGVTVPEDFRARFLEHRKWHWNRAEQTGFEARVEDALRDTLVELGHASLDGWLPRAVEAYFAPNESHWFLFPDTHATLDILRARGLRIGLISNADDEGLVFRQVQRLDLEKYLDPVVCSASDPRWRKPDPRIFHLISDAWGIAPHEIVMVGDSPRYDIIGGHRAGMRAILTERGTNMPWQKIPDELANDPEWQADAVVGALAEIPNVLDRWRVQ from the coding sequence ATGATTCGTGGAATCATTTTCGATCTCGGCGGTACGTTGATGCACTTCGATGGCACGTGGGAAGAGATTGATAAAGTCTCGACCGCCAACCTCGTTGCATTCCTGGGCGCGAACGGCGTAACTGTGCCGGAGGATTTTCGCGCGCGTTTTCTCGAACATCGTAAATGGCATTGGAATCGCGCGGAGCAAACCGGGTTCGAGGCGCGCGTCGAGGATGCGTTGCGCGACACACTCGTCGAACTGGGACATGCGTCACTGGACGGCTGGTTGCCGCGCGCAGTCGAGGCGTACTTTGCGCCGAATGAATCGCATTGGTTCTTGTTCCCCGACACACACGCGACCCTGGATATTTTGCGCGCGCGTGGTTTGCGAATCGGTTTGATTTCGAACGCGGATGACGAGGGCTTGGTGTTTCGCCAAGTCCAGCGACTTGATCTGGAAAAATATCTCGATCCAGTGGTATGTAGCGCGTCCGATCCGCGTTGGCGCAAACCGGATCCGCGCATCTTTCACCTGATTTCAGATGCGTGGGGCATCGCGCCGCACGAAATCGTGATGGTCGGCGATTCGCCGCGGTACGACATCATCGGTGGGCATCGCGCAGGTATGCGCGCGATTCTCACCGAACGCGGCACCAATATGCCGTGGCAAAAAATTCCGGACGAATTGGCGAACGATCCCGAATGGCAGGCGGACGCGGTCGTCGGCGCATTGGCGGAAATTCCAAACGTCTTGGATCGTTGGCGCGTCCAGTGA
- the nagA gene encoding N-acetylglucosamine-6-phosphate deacetylase produces MTIQAFVNGTLMTPSQVIPDGVLLVQGDQVHALGTREQVRLPSDAKLIDAQGKLIAPGLVDIHTYGCLGVSITSPATAAAELDAFARHVARFGVTRFLISPTMGNCAFIARLLAALADAIPRTRGGARPLGIHLEGPWLDPEQRGAFPPSVLHAPTLDEAREYWDAARGGLRLVTLAGNLPNAPAVARFFGEQGVRVSFGHSNTTYDHARDLLASGAFPLVTHVYNAMSGLHHRKPGVLGAVLSSDAVMGMLICDGIHAHPAAVKILVRALGVDRVILVTDAIPGGGMTEGTFTMLNQTARIVDGVARLEDGTIAGSILTLNRAVMNARAYANLALNDALALVTTNPARALGLTAQGALAPGMDADVIVMDETGRVALTMVAGQVVFDAFA; encoded by the coding sequence ATGACTATTCAAGCATTCGTCAACGGCACGCTTATGACTCCCAGCCAGGTTATCCCAGACGGCGTGCTCCTGGTTCAGGGTGACCAGGTTCACGCCCTGGGCACACGCGAGCAGGTGCGCCTTCCCAGTGATGCCAAGCTCATTGACGCGCAAGGTAAACTCATCGCGCCGGGCTTGGTGGATATTCACACCTACGGCTGTCTGGGCGTTTCGATCACATCGCCCGCAACGGCGGCGGCGGAACTCGACGCGTTCGCGCGCCACGTCGCGCGGTTCGGCGTCACGCGTTTTCTGATTTCGCCGACGATGGGCAACTGCGCGTTTATCGCGCGCCTGCTCGCCGCGCTAGCGGACGCGATTCCGCGCACGCGCGGCGGCGCGCGACCCCTGGGCATTCACCTCGAAGGACCCTGGCTCGATCCGGAACAGCGCGGCGCGTTTCCGCCGAGCGTCTTGCACGCGCCGACACTCGACGAAGCGCGCGAATACTGGGACGCCGCACGCGGCGGTTTGCGCCTCGTCACACTTGCCGGCAACTTGCCAAACGCGCCCGCGGTCGCGCGCTTTTTCGGCGAGCAAGGTGTGCGCGTTAGTTTCGGTCACTCGAACACGACGTACGACCACGCGCGCGATTTGCTCGCGTCCGGCGCGTTCCCGCTCGTCACGCACGTGTACAATGCGATGAGCGGTTTGCATCATCGCAAACCGGGTGTGCTCGGCGCGGTGCTCAGTTCGGACGCGGTGATGGGCATGTTGATTTGCGACGGCATCCACGCGCATCCCGCCGCCGTGAAAATTCTCGTGCGCGCGCTCGGCGTGGATCGCGTGATTCTGGTTACGGATGCGATTCCTGGCGGCGGCATGACCGAAGGCACGTTCACGATGCTCAATCAAACCGCGCGGATTGTGGATGGGGTCGCGCGCTTGGAAGATGGCACGATTGCCGGGAGCATCCTGACGTTGAATCGCGCCGTGATGAACGCGCGCGCGTACGCGAATCTCGCGTTGAATGACGCGCTCGCCCTGGTGACGACGAATCCAGCGCGCGCGCTCGGCTTGACGGCGCAAGGCGCGCTCGCGCCGGGGATGGACGCGGACGTGATCGTGATGGATGAGACGGGACGCGTCGCGCTGACGATGGTCGCGGGTCAAGTCGTTTTCGATGCCTTTGCTTAA